In Halobaculum sp. XH14, a single genomic region encodes these proteins:
- a CDS encoding sensor domain-containing protein translates to MTTTATLRDALGSFLGAPFDPRTYRNLAYLVLAVPIGFAAFLVLSVCVSLTLGLSVTLLGPVALVATLAIAVALAWGDVTLTSGLLGRQLSPTFPDTDGDAVTVLKRLVVGRQTWASVTYLCWRALLGFVALMLLTVGLSTALGLLAAPLAYGDHLAITYRLGRYPIDTLPRATGAAAVGLLALFVTLGLSNVIARVSGDVADALLGADSLATGDSPA, encoded by the coding sequence ATGACGACGACAGCCACCCTCCGGGACGCACTCGGTTCGTTCCTCGGTGCCCCCTTCGACCCGCGCACGTATCGCAACCTCGCGTACCTCGTCCTCGCCGTCCCGATCGGCTTCGCGGCGTTCCTGGTCCTCTCGGTCTGCGTCTCGCTCACGCTCGGGCTGAGCGTCACCCTGCTCGGCCCGGTCGCGCTCGTGGCGACCCTGGCGATCGCCGTCGCGCTCGCCTGGGGCGACGTCACGCTCACGAGCGGCCTGCTCGGACGGCAGCTCTCGCCGACGTTCCCGGACACCGACGGCGACGCCGTGACCGTGCTGAAGCGGCTGGTCGTCGGCCGGCAGACGTGGGCGAGCGTGACGTACCTCTGCTGGCGCGCCCTTCTCGGATTCGTCGCACTCATGCTGCTCACCGTCGGCCTCTCGACCGCGCTCGGGTTGCTGGCGGCCCCGCTGGCGTACGGCGATCACCTCGCCATCACCTACCGGCTCGGCCGGTACCCCATCGACACGCTCCCGCGAGCGACCGGCGCGGCCGCCGTCGGCCTGCTCGCGCTGTTCGTGACGCTCGGGCTCTCCAACGTCATCGCGCGCGTTTCGGGCGACGTCGCCGACGCGCTGCTCGGCGCCGACTCGCTCGCCACGGGTGACTCTCCGGCGTAG
- a CDS encoding NAD-dependent epimerase/dehydratase family protein translates to MTTDDSRTVAVTGAAGFIGSRVVKLLREQHPDWTVTALDNFYLGEVREIEDVTVRHVDVRNRPELEETLSGADVVCHLAAVSGVDDCEENPDRAYDVNVTGTNNVAWFCRKTGAALVFPFSMAVLGDPESFPISAADGRDPMNWYGRTKVLSEHAIEDFAAGAFPAHLYLKSNLYGEHEIGGRRVSKGTVINFFVSRALAGEPLTVYEPGTQARNYIHVKDVARAYVRSAERLFEQLEAGETGVEKYEIASEEDPGVMAVAELVRRLAGEELGTEPEVKLVENPRSAETLVDSFEVDISEARETLGWEPEYGVEDSVRELLRAKDE, encoded by the coding sequence ATGACGACCGACGACTCCCGCACCGTCGCGGTCACTGGCGCGGCCGGCTTCATCGGCAGCCGCGTGGTGAAACTGCTCCGCGAGCAGCACCCCGACTGGACGGTCACCGCGCTCGACAACTTCTATCTCGGCGAGGTCCGCGAGATCGAGGACGTCACCGTCCGGCACGTCGACGTCCGCAACCGGCCCGAACTGGAGGAGACGCTCTCGGGCGCGGACGTGGTCTGTCACCTCGCGGCCGTCAGCGGCGTCGACGACTGCGAGGAGAACCCGGATCGGGCCTACGACGTGAACGTCACGGGGACGAACAACGTCGCCTGGTTCTGCCGGAAGACCGGCGCCGCGCTGGTGTTCCCGTTCAGCATGGCGGTGCTCGGTGATCCCGAGTCGTTCCCCATCTCGGCCGCGGACGGGCGGGACCCGATGAACTGGTACGGCCGGACGAAGGTGCTCTCCGAGCACGCCATCGAGGACTTCGCGGCCGGCGCGTTCCCGGCCCACCTCTACCTCAAGTCGAACCTGTACGGCGAACACGAGATCGGCGGCCGGCGCGTCTCGAAGGGGACGGTCATCAACTTCTTCGTGAGCCGCGCGCTCGCCGGCGAGCCGCTGACAGTGTACGAGCCGGGCACGCAGGCCCGCAACTACATCCACGTCAAGGACGTGGCCCGCGCGTACGTCCGGAGCGCCGAACGGCTGTTCGAGCAACTGGAGGCCGGCGAGACGGGCGTCGAGAAGTACGAGATCGCCTCCGAGGAGGACCCGGGCGTGATGGCCGTCGCGGAGCTGGTCCGGCGGCTGGCCGGCGAGGAGCTCGGGACGGAACCCGAGGTGAAACTGGTCGAGAACCCGCGGAGCGCCGAGACGCTGGTGGACTCGTTCGAGGTGGACATCTCCGAGGCGCGAGAGACGCTCGGGTGGGAGCCTGAGTACGGCGTGGAGGATTCGGTCCGCGAACTGTTGCGAGCGAAAGACGAGTAA
- a CDS encoding TrmB family transcriptional regulator gives MDGERDPGDLLETLELTEYEERALERLIELGRTTAPDLSEATGVPKARIYGVLDELADAGYVKVIPGRPKQYQPKSPDDILDRAIENRRQSYETYRSDVEEIRESFLAAFGPLYDRASEDISPTEELFHVVDVGEPSERETRSLYGGADERVHVLTKSFEYFDSIEPAFADAYERGCELRVLFLDPEFLAGDNAAVQERTVEYLRSEYPDVASRFSATRLPWRGTVADPSLEYDSGEAVLLVEEEDIPLHKRQAAVTENASFVAGLERYFDLTWEYDTLESDPYEG, from the coding sequence ATGGACGGCGAGCGCGACCCCGGCGACCTCCTCGAAACGCTCGAACTCACCGAGTACGAGGAGCGCGCCCTCGAACGGCTCATCGAACTCGGACGCACGACGGCCCCCGACCTCTCGGAGGCCACCGGCGTCCCGAAGGCGCGGATCTACGGCGTGCTCGACGAACTCGCGGACGCCGGCTACGTCAAGGTTATTCCGGGACGGCCCAAGCAGTACCAGCCGAAATCGCCCGACGACATCCTCGACCGCGCGATCGAGAACCGCCGGCAGTCCTATGAGACGTACCGGAGCGACGTCGAGGAGATCCGCGAGTCGTTCCTCGCGGCGTTCGGCCCGCTGTACGACCGGGCGAGCGAGGACATCTCCCCGACCGAGGAGCTGTTCCACGTCGTCGACGTCGGCGAGCCGAGCGAGCGGGAGACCCGGTCGCTCTACGGCGGGGCCGACGAGCGCGTCCACGTGCTCACCAAGAGCTTCGAGTACTTCGACTCCATCGAGCCGGCGTTCGCGGACGCCTACGAGCGCGGCTGTGAGCTCCGCGTGCTGTTTCTCGACCCCGAGTTCCTCGCCGGGGACAACGCCGCCGTCCAGGAGCGAACGGTCGAGTACCTGCGTTCCGAGTACCCCGACGTCGCCAGCCGCTTCAGCGCGACCCGCCTGCCGTGGCGCGGCACCGTCGCGGACCCGAGCCTGGAGTACGACTCCGGGGAGGCGGTGCTGCTCGTCGAGGAGGAGGACATCCCGCTGCACAAGCGCCAGGCCGCCGTGACCGAGAACGCCTCCTTCGTCGCGGGACTGGAGCGGTACTTCGACCTGACGTGGGAGTACGACACGCTGGAGTCGGACCCGTACGAGGGGTAA
- a CDS encoding molybdopterin-dependent oxidoreductase — protein MTPVRERFGSVSTEVGSAVVALSAGVAGLVASYAAVGITPAFVGAPIANEVVRLTPGTVVTVAITTLGSLGSQLAFAGGLATAAFLLALVAGLGLWLGGRVGHRAGPPAVAGLGVALFGFALVDSPRSAAAAGVGAAVVVAAPAVLTAVRGGQRDGDDRSADGTPNAARRSVLASVAAALGVGLLGAGGRSVASTLGVSTSAETDSMDSADGSASSSSDEVAALLAEAEEKSLDVAGLEPLVSDSFYTVDVANVDPDLSREDWSLRVHGAVGSETEFTFADVDAMEHEHRFVSLRCVGEGLNGNKLDNALWTGVSLADLVEQADPEGEYVMLRAEDGFFEEFPIAALREGGFLAVGMNGGPLPRGHGAPARALIPGHWGEINVKWLTEVEVLDGEAEGYWEKRGWHGTGPVNTVAKLWVRNRLADGRVELAGAAYAGTRGIDRVEVSTDGGGTWTEADLSEPLPGEDVWRQWAHRYDPPDGSHEAVVRAVEADGTVQPREESRAFPSGPSGWVSATVDPSSL, from the coding sequence ATGACCCCCGTTCGTGAGCGGTTCGGGTCGGTTTCGACCGAGGTGGGTTCCGCAGTCGTCGCCCTGAGCGCCGGAGTCGCGGGGCTCGTGGCCTCCTACGCCGCGGTCGGTATCACGCCGGCGTTCGTCGGCGCGCCCATCGCGAACGAGGTGGTGCGGCTCACGCCCGGGACCGTCGTCACGGTCGCCATCACGACTCTCGGCAGCCTGGGCAGCCAGTTGGCGTTCGCGGGCGGGCTGGCGACCGCGGCGTTCCTGCTCGCGCTCGTCGCCGGACTCGGACTGTGGCTCGGAGGACGCGTGGGCCACCGGGCCGGGCCGCCGGCCGTCGCGGGGCTGGGCGTCGCCCTGTTTGGGTTCGCGCTCGTCGACTCGCCGCGCTCTGCCGCCGCCGCGGGGGTCGGTGCCGCCGTCGTGGTCGCCGCTCCTGCCGTCCTCACCGCGGTACGGGGCGGACAGCGGGACGGAGACGATCGGAGCGCGGATGGGACACCGAACGCCGCGCGACGGTCCGTGCTCGCGAGCGTCGCCGCGGCACTCGGCGTCGGCCTGCTGGGCGCAGGCGGACGGTCAGTCGCGAGTACGCTCGGCGTGTCCACGTCGGCCGAAACCGATTCCATGGACTCCGCCGATGGCTCTGCGTCCTCGTCGTCGGACGAGGTTGCAGCGTTGCTCGCCGAAGCCGAGGAGAAGTCGCTCGACGTCGCCGGGCTGGAGCCGCTCGTGAGCGACTCCTTTTACACCGTCGACGTGGCGAACGTCGACCCGGACCTCTCCCGCGAGGACTGGTCGCTCCGCGTCCACGGCGCGGTCGGGTCGGAGACGGAGTTCACCTTCGCGGACGTCGACGCGATGGAACACGAGCACCGGTTCGTCTCGCTCCGCTGCGTCGGCGAGGGGCTGAACGGCAACAAACTCGACAACGCGCTCTGGACCGGCGTCTCGCTCGCCGACCTGGTCGAGCAGGCCGACCCTGAGGGCGAGTACGTGATGCTCCGGGCCGAGGACGGCTTCTTCGAGGAGTTCCCCATCGCGGCGCTGCGCGAGGGCGGGTTCCTCGCGGTCGGGATGAACGGCGGGCCGCTCCCGCGCGGCCACGGCGCGCCGGCGCGGGCGTTGATTCCGGGCCACTGGGGCGAGATCAACGTGAAGTGGCTCACGGAGGTCGAGGTGCTCGACGGCGAGGCCGAGGGGTACTGGGAGAAGCGCGGCTGGCACGGCACCGGACCGGTCAACACCGTCGCCAAGCTCTGGGTCCGCAACCGGCTCGCGGACGGCCGCGTCGAACTCGCGGGCGCGGCCTACGCCGGGACGCGCGGGATCGATCGCGTCGAGGTGTCGACCGACGGCGGCGGGACGTGGACCGAGGCGGACCTCTCGGAGCCGCTCCCGGGCGAGGACGTGTGGCGACAGTGGGCCCACCGGTACGACCCGCCCGACGGGAGCCACGAGGCCGTCGTCCGGGCCGTCGAGGCCGACGGGACCGTCCAGCCGCGGGAGGAGTCACGGGCGTTTCCCAGCGGGCCGAGCGGCTGGGTGTCGGCGACGGTCGACCCGTCGTCGCTGTGA
- a CDS encoding NAD-dependent epimerase/dehydratase family protein: MHVLVTGGCGYIGSALVPLLRADDRVSRVTVLDDLSMSSPRNLMGSGLGGDDSVRFRRGDITEYGDVESAMRGVDAVIHLAAITGADSTHDRREETFRVNHEATENVFLAAGKLDVSNVVFASSCNIYGRAAVEDIDETVEPDPLNPYAESKYEAESLLREASERYGFAGTALRMSTNYGYSPGVRFNLVVNHFVFRALTGRPLTVYGDGSNWRPFIHVTDAANAYADAALDPDAWDDLVYNVGDNDENYRIEEIAEAVRAELDRDLDVTYLEEEHPGPSYHVNFDRLADTGFEPEHTLTEGIRDLADRFDSA; this comes from the coding sequence ATGCACGTCCTCGTCACCGGCGGCTGCGGCTACATCGGCAGCGCGCTCGTCCCGCTCCTCCGGGCCGACGACCGCGTCTCCCGCGTGACCGTCCTCGACGACCTCTCGATGTCGTCGCCGCGGAACCTGATGGGGAGCGGGCTCGGCGGCGACGACTCCGTGCGGTTCCGCCGCGGCGACATCACCGAGTACGGCGACGTCGAGTCCGCGATGCGGGGCGTCGACGCGGTGATCCACCTCGCTGCCATCACGGGTGCCGACTCGACTCACGACCGGCGCGAGGAGACGTTCCGCGTCAACCACGAGGCGACCGAGAACGTGTTCCTCGCGGCCGGCAAGCTCGACGTCTCGAACGTCGTGTTCGCCTCCTCGTGTAACATCTACGGCCGCGCGGCCGTCGAGGACATCGACGAGACGGTCGAGCCCGACCCGCTCAACCCTTACGCCGAGTCGAAGTACGAGGCCGAGTCCCTGCTCCGCGAGGCGAGCGAGCGGTACGGGTTCGCGGGCACGGCGCTCCGGATGAGCACGAACTACGGCTACTCGCCGGGCGTCCGCTTCAACCTCGTCGTGAACCACTTCGTCTTCCGGGCGCTCACCGGCCGGCCGCTCACGGTGTACGGCGACGGCTCCAACTGGCGGCCGTTCATCCACGTCACCGACGCGGCGAACGCCTACGCCGACGCCGCGCTCGACCCGGACGCCTGGGACGACCTCGTCTACAACGTCGGCGACAACGACGAGAACTACCGCATCGAGGAGATCGCCGAGGCGGTTCGGGCGGAACTCGACCGCGACCTGGACGTCACCTACCTCGAGGAGGAGCATCCGGGCCCCTCCTATCACGTCAACTTCGACCGGCTGGCGGACACGGGCTTCGAGCCGGAACACACGCTAACCGAGGGCATTCGCGACCTCGCCGACCGGTTCGACAGTGCGTGA
- a CDS encoding NAD-dependent epimerase/dehydratase family protein codes for MTIVVTGADGYVGWPTSLRIASRTDERVVLVDNFGRRGWVEEVGSVSATPVADIETRLEAAEEALGLANLSFVEGDLTDRAFVDELLQVHEPDTVVHAAAQPSAPYSQINGERANYTQHNNMQATRNLVWGLHENDLSDTHFVETTTTGVYGAPEFPIPEGGAAMENDGERDDVPFPAMAGSWYHLTKSHDAANLRLAHTQFDIPISDVRTAIVYGAETDETATDDRLATRFDFDYYFGVVAHRFAAQAVAGYPITVYGKGEQRKPFIALEDAVEGLARLALGDPDDRPDDHVVYNQVTRPISIVEMGNTIADVAGEFDLGTEVEHFENPRDEDETHQMEIENERYADLIGGQSVTFEEGIRGVIETLVENADVIESHEDRFLPGVLEDRLADD; via the coding sequence ATGACCATCGTCGTCACGGGTGCCGACGGCTACGTCGGCTGGCCCACGTCGCTCCGCATCGCCTCCCGAACTGACGAGCGCGTCGTGCTCGTCGACAACTTCGGCCGCCGCGGCTGGGTCGAGGAGGTCGGCTCCGTCTCGGCCACGCCGGTCGCGGACATCGAGACGCGGCTCGAGGCGGCCGAGGAGGCGCTCGGGCTCGCGAACCTCTCGTTCGTGGAGGGCGACCTGACCGACCGCGCGTTCGTGGACGAACTCCTCCAGGTCCACGAGCCCGACACCGTCGTCCACGCCGCCGCACAGCCCTCCGCGCCGTACTCGCAGATCAACGGCGAGCGGGCGAACTACACCCAGCACAACAACATGCAGGCGACCCGGAACCTCGTCTGGGGGCTCCACGAGAACGACCTCTCGGACACCCACTTCGTCGAGACGACGACGACCGGCGTCTACGGCGCACCCGAGTTCCCGATCCCCGAGGGCGGCGCGGCGATGGAGAACGACGGCGAGCGCGACGACGTCCCGTTCCCGGCGATGGCCGGCTCGTGGTACCACCTCACCAAGAGCCACGACGCGGCGAACCTGCGGCTCGCCCACACGCAGTTCGACATCCCGATCTCCGACGTGCGGACGGCCATCGTCTACGGTGCCGAGACCGACGAGACGGCCACCGACGACCGGCTCGCCACCCGCTTCGACTTCGACTACTACTTCGGCGTCGTCGCCCACCGCTTTGCCGCCCAGGCGGTCGCGGGCTACCCCATCACGGTGTACGGCAAGGGCGAGCAGCGCAAGCCGTTCATCGCGCTGGAGGACGCCGTCGAGGGGCTCGCCCGCCTCGCGCTCGGCGACCCGGACGACCGCCCCGACGACCACGTCGTCTACAACCAGGTGACCCGGCCCATCTCCATCGTCGAGATGGGCAACACGATCGCGGACGTGGCCGGCGAGTTCGATCTCGGCACGGAGGTCGAGCACTTCGAGAACCCGCGCGACGAGGACGAGACCCACCAGATGGAGATCGAGAACGAGCGCTACGCCGACCTCATCGGCGGCCAGTCGGTCACGTTCGAGGAGGGCATCCGCGGCGTGATCGAGACGCTCGTCGAGAACGCGGACGTCATCGAGTCCCACGAGGACCGCTTCCTGCCCGGCGTTCTCGAGGACCGGCTCGCCGACGACTAA
- a CDS encoding sensor domain-containing protein, whose protein sequence is MSRTQRASVGGRLRSFFAVPFRPQTYLNLLYLSLALPLGFLYFTFVSIGVSLGAALLFVVVGAPLLAVVLAASLGLAGLERWLTTALLGVELEAPTRIEDGSFPEQLVSLATDRGTWTALIYLPTKLLFGLASFTVVMSTLTTGVSLLFVPLYYDQPGVYVGLVAERPVELHPALYFGWNRLLVGFDAVVTVGSWQVTTLAEALFVAGLGVSLCLVGLHVLNALARLSGWYARLMLGDTFDVVGAARRSFVG, encoded by the coding sequence ATGTCACGGACGCAACGGGCGAGCGTCGGCGGTCGACTCCGCTCGTTCTTCGCGGTGCCGTTCCGCCCGCAGACGTACCTGAACCTCCTCTATCTCTCGCTGGCGCTCCCGCTGGGCTTCCTCTATTTCACGTTCGTCTCCATCGGCGTCTCGCTCGGCGCGGCGCTGCTGTTCGTCGTGGTCGGCGCGCCGCTGCTCGCGGTCGTGCTGGCCGCCTCGCTCGGGCTCGCCGGGCTCGAACGCTGGCTGACGACCGCGCTGCTTGGCGTCGAACTCGAGGCGCCGACGCGGATCGAGGACGGCTCGTTCCCCGAACAGCTCGTCTCGCTGGCGACCGACCGCGGCACCTGGACCGCGCTGATCTACCTCCCGACGAAGCTCCTGTTCGGGCTGGCCTCCTTCACCGTCGTCATGTCGACGCTCACGACCGGCGTCAGCCTGCTGTTCGTCCCGCTGTACTACGACCAGCCCGGCGTGTACGTGGGGCTCGTCGCCGAACGCCCGGTCGAACTCCACCCGGCGCTGTACTTCGGCTGGAACCGGCTGCTGGTCGGGTTCGACGCGGTCGTGACCGTCGGCTCCTGGCAGGTGACGACGCTCGCGGAGGCGCTGTTCGTCGCGGGGCTCGGCGTGAGCCTCTGTCTCGTCGGGCTCCACGTGTTGAACGCGCTGGCCCGGCTGTCGGGCTGGTACGCCCGGCTGATGCTCGGCGACACGTTCGACGTGGTCGGTGCCGCGCGGCGCTCGTTCGTCGGCTGA
- a CDS encoding winged helix-turn-helix domain-containing protein: protein MADDGDVTGVVDLLGDDYARTILTQTRREPKSVDALSDACEADPSTVYRRVQRLQAADLLEDHQRLDPDGHHYKVYAASVREVRVRLDEDGFEVDVERDPEENAADRFTRLYEGFK, encoded by the coding sequence ATGGCCGATGACGGGGACGTGACCGGCGTCGTCGACCTCCTGGGCGACGATTACGCCCGGACCATCCTCACGCAGACCCGGCGGGAGCCAAAGTCCGTCGACGCGCTGAGCGACGCCTGCGAGGCGGATCCGTCGACCGTGTACCGGCGCGTCCAGCGGCTCCAGGCGGCCGACCTGCTGGAGGACCACCAGCGGCTCGACCCCGACGGCCACCACTACAAGGTGTACGCCGCGAGCGTCCGGGAGGTCCGGGTCCGGCTCGACGAGGACGGCTTCGAGGTCGACGTCGAACGCGACCCCGAGGAGAACGCCGCCGACCGCTTCACCCGACTGTACGAGGGATTCAAATGA
- a CDS encoding AI-2E family transporter: MDTRAAFSWALVAVLATIAWLLVRPFLSWLLATGLLAFVLRPVHRRLEGRVGSRPAAGLLVVLVLLVLFVPVALGVNAVLTEGTVLLEGVSRAEVLGRLQRVLERYTGVAVPVQSLASQGAERLQEYVSRRTTSFLGAGLHAFLGFLLLTFVLYFLLTDGESFLAWLRRVTPLEPAVREDLFTSANDLTWAVLKGHVLVAAVQGLVAGISLFVTGVPYALPLTAAMMVLALVPIVGVSPVLGGAVVYLFVNGQPLGAAFVVVWGFTSVAVTDDYLRAYLIDRESGLHSATVFLGIAGGTYLLGAIGLFVGPILLGLCKTTVEVLGDHYGVFERA, translated from the coding sequence ATGGACACACGAGCGGCGTTCTCGTGGGCGCTGGTCGCCGTGCTGGCGACGATCGCCTGGCTCCTCGTCCGGCCGTTCCTCTCGTGGCTCCTCGCGACCGGCCTGCTCGCGTTCGTGCTCCGCCCCGTCCACCGCCGCCTCGAGGGGCGCGTGGGGTCGCGGCCCGCCGCCGGCCTCCTCGTCGTTCTGGTCCTCCTCGTCCTGTTCGTCCCCGTGGCGCTCGGCGTGAACGCGGTGCTGACGGAGGGGACCGTTCTCCTGGAAGGGGTTTCCCGTGCGGAGGTGCTGGGGCGGCTCCAGCGCGTTCTCGAACGCTACACCGGCGTCGCAGTGCCGGTCCAGTCGCTCGCGAGTCAGGGGGCCGAGCGACTGCAGGAGTACGTGAGCCGGCGAACCACGTCGTTTCTCGGCGCCGGCCTCCACGCGTTCCTGGGCTTCCTACTGTTGACGTTCGTCCTCTACTTCCTCCTCACGGACGGCGAGTCGTTCCTCGCGTGGCTGCGGCGGGTGACGCCGCTCGAACCGGCCGTCCGCGAGGACCTGTTCACGTCGGCGAACGACCTGACGTGGGCCGTGCTCAAGGGCCACGTGCTCGTCGCGGCCGTCCAGGGGCTCGTCGCGGGGATCAGCCTGTTCGTCACCGGCGTCCCGTACGCGCTCCCGCTCACCGCGGCGATGATGGTGCTCGCGCTCGTCCCCATCGTCGGCGTCTCGCCGGTGCTTGGCGGCGCCGTCGTCTACCTGTTCGTGAACGGACAGCCGCTCGGAGCGGCGTTCGTCGTCGTCTGGGGGTTCACCTCGGTGGCCGTCACCGACGACTACCTGCGGGCGTACCTGATCGACCGCGAGTCGGGGCTCCACTCGGCGACCGTGTTCCTCGGCATCGCCGGCGGCACGTACCTCCTCGGCGCGATCGGCCTGTTCGTCGGACCGATCCTCCTCGGCCTGTGCAAGACGACCGTCGAGGTGCTCGGCGACCACTACGGCGTGTTCGAACGCGCCTGA
- a CDS encoding AbrB/MazE/SpoVT family DNA-binding domain-containing protein: MSEATRITEKGQATIPKSLRERYGLEPGDEVLWVETESGILVKKRTKTDARGMLLPDDASESERDAVAAELRDSLRERRERNYDEV, from the coding sequence ATGAGCGAGGCGACCCGAATCACGGAGAAGGGACAGGCGACGATACCGAAATCGCTCCGTGAACGATACGGACTGGAGCCGGGCGATGAGGTGCTCTGGGTGGAAACCGAGAGCGGAATCCTCGTCAAGAAACGGACCAAGACCGATGCGCGTGGGATGCTCCTGCCGGACGATGCTTCCGAGTCCGAACGGGATGCGGTCGCGGCCGAACTGCGTGACAGTCTCCGTGAACGCCGCGAGCGTAACTACGACGAGGTGTAA
- a CDS encoding ArsR/SmtB family transcription factor produces the protein MEKALWYLLAGTRGGTNRAAIIRLLDERPHNANQLTGELDIDYNSVRHHLDMLEDHGVIESGDQQYGKLYFLTDRFERHRAEFEEITEHV, from the coding sequence ATGGAGAAGGCACTCTGGTACCTGCTGGCCGGCACGCGCGGGGGCACCAACCGGGCGGCGATCATCCGCCTGCTCGACGAGCGGCCGCACAACGCGAACCAGCTCACCGGGGAGCTCGACATCGACTACAACTCGGTTCGACACCACCTCGACATGCTGGAGGACCACGGCGTGATCGAGAGCGGGGACCAGCAGTACGGCAAACTGTACTTCCTCACCGACCGGTTCGAGCGCCACCGGGCGGAGTTCGAGGAGATCACGGAGCACGTCTGA
- a CDS encoding FxLYD domain-containing protein: MRRREYLLGSALFAVGLSGCTTTADRRTMFQQSATTAGTDQATGTSTADGSGTEASPTGEADGEPVIELGESELVVDESRFSTDVYVSVAVENVGAGHSGTLEVVADWYNDAGEYMGNDSAFLNSLGPGEIWAARVYYLGGSGEEVNDYEVAGEYNVEPPDMNPDGLSLLESELQVGEDEAVVSGRVENRRTEPVSYIEATAKLYDAEGVVLGDEWTNVTDVPAGEVWAFELTWLAFGRAQDVAEHSMWLEDSAL, translated from the coding sequence ATGCGAAGACGCGAGTACCTCCTCGGCTCGGCCCTGTTTGCCGTCGGGTTGAGCGGATGCACGACGACTGCTGACCGACGGACGATGTTTCAACAGTCGGCCACCACGGCCGGAACCGATCAGGCCACCGGCACGTCGACGGCCGACGGAAGTGGAACGGAAGCGTCTCCCACGGGCGAGGCCGACGGTGAACCAGTAATCGAGCTCGGCGAAAGCGAACTCGTCGTCGACGAGTCGAGGTTCAGCACGGACGTCTATGTGAGCGTCGCCGTCGAAAACGTCGGCGCTGGCCACTCCGGCACCCTCGAGGTCGTCGCGGATTGGTACAACGACGCGGGGGAGTACATGGGGAACGACTCCGCGTTCCTGAACTCGCTGGGCCCAGGAGAGATCTGGGCCGCACGCGTCTACTACCTCGGGGGCAGTGGAGAGGAGGTGAACGACTACGAGGTGGCTGGAGAGTACAACGTCGAGCCTCCCGACATGAATCCGGACGGCCTCAGTTTGCTTGAGAGCGAGCTTCAGGTCGGGGAGGACGAGGCGGTAGTCTCCGGGCGGGTGGAGAACCGGCGAACGGAACCCGTCTCATACATCGAAGCAACGGCGAAACTCTACGACGCAGAGGGTGTGGTCCTTGGCGACGAGTGGACCAACGTGACCGACGTCCCAGCGGGGGAAGTGTGGGCGTTCGAACTCACGTGGCTCGCTTTCGGACGAGCCCAGGACGTCGCAGAGCATTCGATGTGGCTCGAGGATTCGGCCCTGTGA
- a CDS encoding DUF7521 family protein: MTAGDPTVGIPPATVVEPGSVADLASVLQAMAPLDPASVLFVTAAATALVGAVVAAIAYRGYRRNDSESMGFLALGIVCFAVAPFLLTYGVGPVAALSDAETLLSVLCANIAGLLAVLHSLDGV, encoded by the coding sequence ATGACCGCCGGTGACCCCACGGTCGGCATCCCACCGGCGACCGTCGTCGAACCGGGGAGCGTCGCCGACCTGGCGAGCGTCCTGCAAGCGATGGCACCCCTCGACCCGGCGAGCGTGCTGTTCGTGACCGCGGCCGCGACGGCGCTCGTCGGCGCGGTGGTCGCCGCCATCGCGTACCGGGGCTACCGCAGAAACGACAGCGAGTCGATGGGATTCCTCGCGCTCGGCATCGTCTGTTTCGCCGTCGCGCCGTTCCTGTTGACCTACGGCGTCGGGCCGGTCGCCGCGCTCTCGGACGCGGAGACGCTGCTCTCGGTCCTCTGTGCGAACATCGCGGGGCTGCTCGCCGTCCTCCACTCGCTCGACGGCGTCTGA